Within the Thalassoglobus sp. JC818 genome, the region ATCTCTTCCGCTTCACGGGCTGGGAAGCCTACTCCGGTAAATGCTGATCGCGACTGAAACCGGGCGACCTCTTTTGAAAGTCCCGTGAGCATCAAGGCCATCGCCGCGACTCGGGTCACCAAAAGCGACAACGTTAAGACGATGAGGAGTGACGAAATCGCAGCCAAAGGTACCTCTCTGAACGACTGAACTCAGCGCAGCACAAATTCATCGGAGGCGCATTTCCGAATGAGTGCTCGAAGTCTCTTCGAAGATCATACTCGAAAAATCGCTTTTTCCAGTTCATGCATCGTCAACATGATCTGAATGCAGTGCGACTCGGTTGCCTTCGGTGTCGAGAATAATGGCTCGCAAGCCGTGAGGTCCAATTGAATGGACTTCCTCGAGAACTTCACCTCCGTAGTTGGCCACACACTCAATAGCGTCATTGATTCGTCCGTGAACGTTGAGATAAATCAGCGGTCCCTTGGCAGGAGTGATCTCTTCACTTTGAATCACGAGACACCCTCCGTTGCCGTCTTCGTGATCGATGACACCAAATCGGGTGCCGTTGAATTCTTCAATGGCCACTCCAACTGCCAGCACGTGTCGATAAAACTCCGCTGCCCGATCGAGGTCTTCGACAGGCAGATCAAACCAGACGAGACGGTTCTTCTCACGATTAAAATTGCCCATTGACGTCTCCAGAAACGGAAGTGGAAAGGGTCATCATGCGACATGACGAACAGTCAGATCATCTCCCCAGATGGTAACGTTCGCGACTTCGATCATCGAACGATTGGTCAATTCGAGTCGG harbors:
- a CDS encoding VOC family protein — protein: MGNFNREKNRLVWFDLPVEDLDRAAEFYRHVLAVGVAIEEFNGTRFGVIDHEDGNGGCLVIQSEEITPAKGPLIYLNVHGRINDAIECVANYGGEVLEEVHSIGPHGLRAIILDTEGNRVALHSDHVDDA